Proteins co-encoded in one Pseudoliparis swirei isolate HS2019 ecotype Mariana Trench chromosome 7, NWPU_hadal_v1, whole genome shotgun sequence genomic window:
- the pold2 gene encoding DNA polymerase delta subunit 2, whose translation MFSDISAQKEASLLCRPASEDQGPVYERVSLAYSPCSERFTVGERSFSRQYAHIYAARLMQMRPLLSERAQQKWGPEVLIRKLCDLQTGEQCCIVGTVFKRMELQPSILKEISEEHNLLPQPARSKYISETDELILEDELQRIKLEGQIDKDKCVTGSVIAIYGAEKNDGKFTVEDFCMADLPQQTPRPALSSDRFVLLVSGLGLGSSQADSMLGLQLLVDMVTGQLGDQGEQSGAATISRVLVAGNLLSQSTQDKDASTKPKYLTKKTQAGSVEAIRLLDELLCQLVASVPVDVMPGHHDPTNYTLPQQPLHRCMFPLSSVYPTLQLASNPHQASVDGVRFLGTSGQNICDIQRYSSMDSHLEILEYTLRLRHLAPTAPDTLGCYPFYQKDPFILEECPDVYFSGNAPSFESKLINGPDGQEVLLVTIPVFSSTQTACLVNLRTLACEPVSFSAFSADEENEMDVSH comes from the exons ATGTTTTCCGACATAAGCGCCCAGAAGGAGGCTTCGCTGCTCTGCCGCCCTGCCTCCGAGGACCAGGGGCCGGTGTATGAGAGGGTGTCACTGGCCTACAGTCCATGCTCCGAGCGCTTCACAGTCGGGGAACGGAGTTTCAGTCGCCAGTATGCTCATATTTACGCAGCACGACTCATGCAGATGAGGCCCTTGCTCTCAGAGAGGGCCCAGCAGAAGTGGG GACCAGAAGTGCTTATCAGGAAGCTGTGTGATCTTCAGACAGGGGAgcagtgttgcattgtgggaaccgTGTTCAAGCGTATGGAATTGCAGCCATCTATTCTGAAAGAGATCAGCGAGGAG CACAACTTGCTGCCTCAGCCTGCACGCTCCAAATACATCAGTGAGACAGACGAGCTGATCCTGGAGGATGAGCTGCAAAGGATCAAACTGGAAGGACAAATTGACAAAGACAAGTGTGTCACAG GTAGTGTTATTGCAATTTATGGAGCCGAGAAAAATGATGGGAAGTTTACAGTTGAGGACTTTTGCATGGCTGACCTTCCGCAGCAGACACCAAGACCTGCGCTCAGCTCcgacag GTTTGTGCTCCTGGTCTCAGGACTTGGTCTCGGCAGTAGTCAGGCTGACAGTATGCTCGGGCTACAGTTGCTGGTAGACATGGTAACTGGTCAACTTGGTGACCAGGGGGAGCAGAGTGGGGCAGCAACAATTTCCAGGGTCCTAGTGGCTGGAAACCTGCTGAGCCAAAGCACCCAGGACAAGGACGCATCAACGAAG CCCAAGTACCTCACCAAGAAGACTCAGGCTGGCAGCGTGGAAGCCATTCGACTCCTGGATGAGCTGCTGTGTCAGCTGGTG GCCTCAGTACCTGTGGATGTAATGCCAGGCCACCACGACCCAACCAACTACACCCTCCCTCAGCAGCCTCTCCACCGCTGTATGTTCCccttgtcctctgtgtaccCCACACTACAGTTGGCCTCTAATCCACACCAAGCTAGCGTTGATGGAGTACG GTTCCTGGGCACATCAGGCCAGAATATCTGTGACATTCAGAGGTACAGCAGCATGGACAGTCACCTGGAAATACTGGAGTATACGCTACGACTCAGACACCTGGCCCCTACTGCACCTGATACTCTGG GTTGTTACCCATTTTACCAAAAAGACCCTTTCATCTTGGAGGAGTGTCCCGATGTTTACTTCAGTGGCAACGCCCCTTCCTTTGAGTCCAAGCTAATCAACg GTCCTGATGGCCAGGAAGTCCTTTTGGTTACAATTCCAGTCTTCAGCAGCACTCAAACGGCATGTCTGGTCAATTTACGCACTCTTGCATGTGAGCCAGTGAGCTTCTCGGCCTTCTCCGCTGATGAGGAAAATGAGATGGATGTCAGCCACTGA
- the nono gene encoding non-POU domain-containing octamer-binding protein, with the protein MQGNRGPQQNHGSNRPGDQKKPGGTNANGQQPEHCDPTNPKEALTLDLHSFKKPGEKTFTQRSRLFIGNLPTGVTEEDLQKLFNKYGRASEIFINKERGFGFIRLETRIIAEIARSELDDAPFKGRPIRVRFATHGAALTVKNLPDFVSNELLEEAFGVFGQIERAVVIVDDRGRPTGKGIVEYTSKPAARKALDKCCDGAYLLTAFPRPITVEPMEQLDEEEGQSEKLMNRNQQYHKEREQPPRFAQAGSFEFEYAMRWKALMEMEKQQYDMVDRNMKEAQVKLEAEMEAARHEHQVVLMRQDLLRRQEELRRMEEIHSQEVLKRKQAELRQEEEHRRRLEEMRMRNEEMLKRQQEGFRGNFSENREQDIRMHMANHAMNRNSLGGNPGPAGTPGMAAESAPMMPGPVNNNNNNNMPAGGQGGFPRGLPGPGDFGPNNKQRRF; encoded by the coding sequence ATGCAAGGTAACAGAGGCCCCCAGCAGAACCACGGGTCTAACCGCCCGGGAGACCAGAAGAAACCCGGAGGAACAAATGCTAACGGCCAACAGCCGGAGCATTGCGATCCGACCAACCCCAAAGAGGCCTTAACCCTGGATCTGCACAGCTTCAAGAAGCCCGGGGAGAAAACCTTCACCCAGCGCAGCAGGCTATTTATAGGAAACCTCCCAACCGGGGTTACTGAGGAGGATCTCCAGAAGCTGTTCAACAAGTACGGCAGGGCCAGCGAAATCTTTATCAACAAGGAAAGAGGTTTCGGCTTCATCCGACTGGAGACCAGAATCATAGCAGAGATTGCCAGATCCGAGCTGGATGATGCTCCCTTCAAAGGAAGACCCATACGGGTGAGGTTCGCCACACACGGTGCTGCTTTGACTGTCAAGAATTTGCCTGATTTTGTGTCCaacgagctgctggaggaggcgtTCGGCGTCTTTGGTCAGATCGAAAGAGCTGTGGTCATAGTTGATGACCGGGGGAGGCCCACGGGGAAAGGAATAGTGGAGTACACCTCGAAGCCAGCTGCAAGAAAGGCTTTGGATAAATGCTGCGATGGGGCCTACCTCCTCACAGCTTTCCCTCGACCTATTACAGTGGAACCTATGGAGCAgctcgatgaagaggagggacagTCCGAAAAACTCATGAACAGAAACCAGCAGTATCACAAAGAGCGCGAGCAACCGCCGCGATTTGCTCAGGCGGGCTCCTTCGAGTTCGAGTACGCCATGCGCTGGAAGGCCctgatggagatggagaagcagcagTACGACATGGTGGACCGCAACATGAAGGAGGCGCAGGTGAAGCTGGAGGCTGAGATGGAGGCGGCGAGGCACGAGCACCAAGTGGTGCTGATGAGACAGGACCTGCTGAGGCGGCAGGAGGAGCTgcggaggatggaggagatccACAGTCAGGAGGTGCTGAAGAGGAAACAGGCTGAGCTCcggcaggaggaggaacaccGGAGGCgactggaggagatgaggatgcGCAATGAGGAGATGCTGAAGAGGCAGCAGGAGGGCTTCAGAGGCAACTTTTCCGAAAATAGGGAGCAAGACATCCGGATGCATATGGCCAATCACGCGATGAACAGGAACTCGCTAGGTGGCAATCCTGGTCCCGCGGGTACTCCCGGCATGGCTGCTGAGAGCGCTCCAATGATGCCGGGgccagtaaacaacaacaacaacaacaacatgcccGCAGGAGGCCAGGGCGGCTTCCCGAGAGgcctccccggacctggagaCTTTGGACCTAATAATAAGCAACGCAGATTTTGA